A single region of the Thioalkalivibrio nitratireducens DSM 14787 genome encodes:
- a CDS encoding MotA/TolQ/ExbB proton channel family protein encodes MLEIVKAGGWLMVPILLCSVIALAIVLERLWSLRRARVVPRGLLLTVWEQIRGSGPGGEIQLQRLRARSPLGQVLAAGLAAQNHSREVMKETIEETGRRVAHELERFLNTLGTIAMITPLLGLLGTVVGMIEVFTVITDVGVGSPRDLAGGISQALVTTATGIGVAIPTLIFHRYFRGRVDELVLEMEMEAVKLVEVIHGERSASVGVGA; translated from the coding sequence ATGCTGGAGATCGTGAAGGCAGGTGGCTGGCTGATGGTGCCGATCCTGCTTTGTTCGGTAATCGCGCTGGCCATCGTGCTCGAGCGCCTGTGGTCGCTGCGCCGTGCCCGGGTGGTGCCGCGTGGCCTGCTGCTGACGGTCTGGGAACAGATTCGGGGCAGCGGCCCCGGCGGGGAGATCCAGCTACAGCGCCTGCGTGCCCGCTCGCCGCTGGGTCAGGTGCTCGCGGCCGGCTTGGCCGCGCAGAACCATTCGCGCGAGGTGATGAAGGAAACCATCGAGGAAACCGGCCGGCGCGTGGCGCACGAACTCGAGCGGTTCCTGAATACGTTGGGCACGATCGCGATGATCACGCCGCTGCTGGGTCTGCTGGGCACGGTGGTGGGCATGATCGAGGTCTTCACCGTGATTACCGACGTCGGGGTCGGCAGCCCCCGGGATCTGGCCGGGGGCATCTCGCAGGCCCTGGTGACCACTGCGACGGGCATCGGCGTTGCGATCCCGACGCTGATCTTTCATCGCTATTTCCGCGGGCGGGTCGATGAACTCGTACTGGAGATGGAAATGGAGGCCGTGAAACTGGTCGAGGTGATCCACGGCGAGCGCAGCGCCTCGGTCGGGGTCGGTGCGTGA
- a CDS encoding 3'-5' exonuclease, producing the protein MSGPVLVFDLETVPDIEGGRRLHDFDGLSDAEVAEALFALRRIKTGSEFLAHPLHRVVSIGVLYQGGDQMKLSAFGRDTEDEAEVLRQFFDVIEKRTPTLVSWNGGGFDLPVLHYRALLHGVQAPRYWDQGDDDRSFRYNNYLNRFHWRHVDLMDVLAAYQARACAGLDMIASLLGFPGKLGMDGSQVWPAWRDGDRECIHDYVEHDVLNTYLVYLRFERMRGGLSSEMHGRREAQLRDYLATAGRPNLDAFLAAWDGASPVS; encoded by the coding sequence ATGAGCGGGCCAGTGCTGGTCTTCGACCTCGAGACGGTTCCCGACATCGAGGGAGGCCGGCGGCTGCACGATTTCGACGGTCTGTCGGACGCCGAGGTGGCCGAGGCCCTGTTCGCGCTGCGCCGGATCAAGACCGGCTCGGAGTTCCTGGCCCACCCGCTGCACCGGGTCGTGTCGATCGGAGTGCTGTATCAGGGCGGCGACCAGATGAAACTTTCGGCCTTCGGGCGCGATACCGAGGACGAGGCGGAGGTGCTGCGCCAGTTCTTCGACGTGATCGAGAAGCGCACGCCGACGCTGGTCAGCTGGAACGGCGGCGGCTTCGACCTGCCGGTGCTGCACTATCGGGCATTGCTGCACGGCGTGCAGGCGCCGCGCTACTGGGACCAGGGCGACGACGATCGCAGCTTCCGGTACAACAACTACCTGAACCGTTTCCACTGGCGCCATGTCGATCTGATGGACGTGCTCGCCGCCTACCAGGCCCGTGCCTGCGCAGGGCTGGACATGATCGCGTCGCTGCTGGGCTTTCCCGGCAAGCTGGGGATGGACGGCAGCCAGGTCTGGCCTGCCTGGCGCGACGGCGACCGCGAGTGCATCCACGACTACGTGGAACATGACGTACTGAACACTTACCTGGTCTACCTGCGCTTCGAACGGATGCGCGGCGGGCTCAGCTCCGAGATGCACGGGCGCCGGGAAGCGCAGCTGCGCGACTACCTCGCCACGGCCGGACGCCCGAACCTCGATGCTTTTCTCGCTGCCTGGGACGGCGCATCCCCCGTTTCCTGA
- the msbA gene encoding lipid A export permease/ATP-binding protein MsbA — MTDRERAGYDTGWRVYRRLLSYAFQYWPLLITATVTMVIMAATEAGFAALMKPLMDESFGADESQLSRWIPLLLIGLFAVRGVAEFGATYSMRYVGRQVVKRLRTELFERLLVMPVQRFQHQSSGELISRLTYNVEQVASAATDGFSVLVKDSLTILVLLAWMLYLSAALTMTVLVIVPAVVLLVNVVTRQFRRLSHRIQGNMSDVTHVTQEVIEGHRVVRIFGGEPFERERFEGINEGNRRLHMRMEGVKAAYVPIIQFIVALVLAFIIWMATSDTLGDEVTAGTFVSFLTAMLLLLTPIRRLSTINATLQRGIAAGQNIFAVLDEVPERDTGHTPMERARGALRFEQVSFRYEPGGPDVLKDIDLAIEPGENVALVGRSGSGKTTLVNLLPRFFQPTRGRIFLDGHDLSDLRLRDLRRQIAYVGQHVTLFADTVANNIAYGRVGTTLDEIREAAAAAHALDFIEQLPDGFDTEIGENGVLLSGGQRQRLAIARALLRDAPLLILDEATSALDNESERKVQAALANLMHTRTTLIIAHRLSTIEHADRILVLDAGRIVEQGQHADLLARDGIYTHLYRLQFREAEAG; from the coding sequence ATGACTGACCGGGAGCGGGCAGGTTACGACACGGGGTGGCGCGTCTACAGGCGCCTGCTGTCCTACGCGTTCCAGTACTGGCCGTTGCTGATTACCGCCACGGTCACGATGGTGATCATGGCGGCGACCGAGGCGGGGTTCGCCGCGTTGATGAAGCCGCTGATGGACGAGTCCTTTGGTGCCGACGAGAGCCAGCTCTCGCGCTGGATCCCGCTGCTGCTGATCGGCCTGTTTGCGGTCCGCGGCGTCGCCGAGTTCGGTGCGACCTACTCGATGCGCTACGTCGGCCGCCAAGTCGTGAAACGCCTGCGCACGGAACTGTTCGAGCGTCTGCTGGTGATGCCGGTGCAGCGCTTCCAGCACCAGTCCAGCGGCGAGCTGATTTCCCGCCTTACCTACAATGTGGAACAGGTGGCCAGTGCCGCGACCGATGGCTTCAGCGTGCTGGTGAAGGACAGCCTGACGATTCTGGTGCTGCTCGCCTGGATGCTCTACCTCAGTGCGGCGCTGACGATGACCGTCCTGGTGATCGTGCCGGCGGTCGTGCTGCTGGTGAACGTGGTCACGAGGCAGTTCCGGCGCCTGTCGCACCGTATCCAGGGCAACATGAGCGACGTGACCCACGTGACCCAGGAAGTGATCGAGGGCCATCGGGTCGTTCGGATCTTCGGCGGCGAACCCTTCGAACGCGAACGTTTCGAGGGGATCAACGAAGGCAACCGCCGGCTGCACATGCGCATGGAGGGCGTCAAGGCAGCGTATGTGCCGATCATCCAGTTCATCGTTGCACTGGTGCTGGCCTTTATCATCTGGATGGCGACTTCCGACACCCTCGGGGACGAGGTCACGGCCGGAACCTTCGTTTCGTTCCTGACCGCGATGCTGCTGCTGCTGACCCCGATCCGGCGTCTGAGCACGATCAACGCGACCCTGCAGCGGGGCATCGCGGCTGGCCAGAACATCTTCGCCGTGCTCGACGAGGTGCCGGAGCGCGATACCGGACATACCCCGATGGAGCGTGCCCGCGGGGCGCTGCGCTTCGAGCAGGTGAGCTTCCGGTACGAGCCCGGTGGCCCGGACGTGCTGAAGGACATCGACCTGGCGATCGAGCCCGGCGAGAATGTGGCGCTGGTCGGACGCTCCGGCAGCGGCAAGACGACGCTGGTCAACCTGCTGCCGCGGTTCTTCCAGCCGACCCGGGGGCGGATTTTCCTGGACGGCCACGATCTCTCCGATCTGCGCCTGCGCGATCTGCGCCGCCAGATCGCTTACGTGGGCCAGCATGTCACGCTGTTCGCGGACACGGTCGCGAACAACATCGCCTACGGTCGCGTCGGAACGACCCTGGACGAGATCCGCGAGGCTGCGGCGGCGGCGCATGCGCTGGACTTCATCGAGCAGCTGCCGGACGGGTTCGATACCGAAATCGGCGAGAACGGGGTACTGCTGTCCGGTGGCCAGCGGCAGCGGCTGGCCATCGCTCGGGCCCTGCTGCGGGACGCGCCGCTGCTGATCCTGGACGAGGCGACTTCGGCGCTGGACAACGAGTCCGAGCGCAAAGTGCAGGCGGCCCTGGCCAATCTGATGCATACCCGAACGACGCTGATCATCGCCCACCGCCTGTCGACGATCGAACACGCCGATCGCATCCTGGTGCTCGATGCGGGACGCATCGTCGAACAGGGGCAGCATGCGGATCTGCTTGCCCGCGACGGCATCTACACGCACCTGTACCGGCTCCAGTTCCGCGAAGCCGAGGCGGGGTAG
- the cysM gene encoding cysteine synthase CysM, which yields MTHSSPHSYPTLEQFVGNTPLVRLQRLAAGLPSTVLVKLEGNNPAGSVKDRPALNMILGAEERGEIHPGDTLIEATSGNTGIALAMVAAIKGYRMLLIMPEHMSAERRAAMKAFGAEIVLVSREQGMEGARDLAQQMAREGRGRVLDQFANPDNPDAHYHGTGPEIWRDTRGEVTHFVSSMGTTGTIMGTSRYLKERNPAVQVVGVQPTEGSSIPGIRRWPKEYLPSIFEPARVDRTLDVSQHDAETTMRRLAADEGIFSGVSSGGAVAAALRVAAEVEGGTVVAIVCDRGDRYISTGVFPA from the coding sequence ATGACGCATTCGAGCCCCCATTCCTATCCGACGCTGGAACAGTTCGTCGGCAATACGCCACTGGTGCGCCTGCAGCGCCTTGCAGCGGGCCTTCCGTCCACAGTGCTGGTGAAGCTCGAGGGCAACAACCCGGCGGGCTCGGTGAAGGACCGTCCGGCGCTGAACATGATCCTGGGGGCCGAGGAACGCGGCGAGATCCACCCGGGCGACACGCTGATCGAGGCGACCAGCGGCAACACCGGGATCGCGCTGGCGATGGTGGCCGCGATCAAGGGCTACCGGATGCTCCTGATCATGCCCGAGCACATGTCCGCCGAACGGCGTGCCGCGATGAAAGCCTTTGGCGCCGAGATCGTGCTGGTCAGTCGTGAGCAGGGCATGGAGGGCGCCCGCGACCTGGCCCAGCAAATGGCGCGCGAAGGCCGTGGCCGCGTGCTGGACCAGTTCGCGAACCCCGACAACCCGGACGCCCATTACCATGGCACCGGCCCCGAGATCTGGCGCGACACCCGTGGCGAAGTCACGCATTTCGTGTCCTCGATGGGCACCACCGGCACGATCATGGGCACCTCGCGCTACCTGAAGGAGCGGAACCCCGCGGTGCAGGTCGTCGGTGTGCAGCCGACCGAAGGATCCTCGATCCCGGGAATCCGGCGCTGGCCGAAGGAATATCTCCCCTCGATCTTCGAGCCCGCGCGGGTCGATCGTACGCTGGATGTGAGCCAGCACGATGCCGAGACCACGATGCGCCGCCTGGCGGCCGACGAGGGGATCTTCTCCGGCGTTTCGTCGGGCGGCGCGGTCGCCGCGGCATTGCGCGTGGCCGCGGAGGTCGAGGGTGGCACCGTGGTGGCGATCGTCTGCGACCGGGGCGACCGCTACATCTCGACCGGAGTGTTCCCCGCATGA
- the rlmD gene encoding 23S rRNA (uracil(1939)-C(5))-methyltransferase RlmD translates to MKIDHNPFELVIEDLTLDGQGVGRRGGKACFVDGALPGERVRAVQTGRKRNFDIARLEAVLEPAPERVEPSCTWFGICGGCRLMHADIALQRRLKERSLFEALARIGHVQPERRLEPLTGADLGYRRTARLGVKYVAKKGGTLVGFRERGGRYLADMRDCPVLHPALGGRIEKLREFIDGLDARERIPQIEAAVDDVGTTVLVFRHLQPLSAQDRDRLATFADAEGVQLYLQPGGPGTVHFHAGPDAALRYTHPELGLHVDFQPLDFIQVHAGINRDMVRRAIDLLALTPQSRVLDLFCGLGNFTLPLALRAHEVLGVEGDAAMLDRARANAETQGIGNTRYRRANLDDPALADAAWLQESFDRVLLDPPRAGAAAVVQALGPRAIPRLVYVSCNPATLARDAGELVQHFGYRLEAAGIMDMFPHTAHVESMALFTRE, encoded by the coding sequence ATGAAGATCGACCACAATCCCTTTGAACTGGTGATCGAGGATCTGACCCTGGACGGGCAGGGTGTCGGCCGGCGCGGGGGCAAGGCCTGTTTCGTCGACGGTGCGCTGCCCGGCGAGCGGGTGCGCGCGGTGCAGACCGGGCGCAAGCGCAACTTCGACATCGCGCGCCTGGAAGCGGTCCTCGAACCCGCGCCCGAGCGCGTCGAGCCAAGCTGCACCTGGTTCGGGATCTGCGGCGGCTGCCGGCTGATGCATGCCGACATCGCGCTGCAGCGGCGCCTGAAGGAACGCAGCCTGTTCGAGGCGCTGGCGCGGATCGGCCATGTGCAGCCCGAGCGCCGGCTGGAACCGCTGACCGGGGCCGATCTCGGCTACCGGCGCACCGCCCGGCTGGGGGTCAAGTATGTCGCGAAAAAGGGCGGAACCCTGGTCGGCTTCCGCGAACGGGGCGGGCGCTACCTGGCCGACATGCGCGACTGCCCGGTGCTGCACCCGGCGCTCGGAGGGCGGATCGAGAAGTTGCGGGAGTTCATCGACGGACTCGATGCCCGCGAGCGGATTCCCCAGATCGAGGCCGCGGTGGATGACGTCGGCACCACCGTACTGGTGTTCCGCCATCTGCAGCCACTGTCGGCACAGGATCGGGATCGGTTGGCCACGTTTGCCGATGCCGAGGGCGTACAACTGTACCTGCAGCCCGGCGGACCCGGTACCGTGCACTTTCACGCCGGCCCTGACGCAGCGCTGCGCTACACCCACCCGGAACTCGGGCTGCACGTGGATTTCCAGCCGCTGGATTTCATCCAGGTGCACGCCGGAATCAACCGGGACATGGTGCGCCGGGCGATCGATCTGCTCGCATTGACACCGCAGTCGCGCGTGCTGGACCTGTTTTGCGGGTTGGGCAATTTCACGCTGCCGCTGGCGCTCCGGGCGCACGAGGTGCTGGGCGTGGAAGGGGATGCGGCGATGCTCGACCGGGCGCGTGCCAATGCCGAGACGCAGGGAATCGGCAACACCCGCTATCGGCGCGCCAACCTTGATGACCCGGCGCTGGCCGATGCGGCCTGGCTGCAGGAGTCGTTCGACCGGGTGCTGCTGGATCCGCCGCGTGCCGGCGCCGCGGCGGTCGTGCAGGCGCTGGGGCCGCGCGCGATCCCGCGGCTCGTCTACGTGTCCTGCAACCCGGCGACGCTGGCCCGCGACGCGGGCGAACTGGTGCAGCATTTCGGTTACCGCCTCGAGGCCGCGGGGATCATGGACATGTTCCCGCATACCGCGCACGTCGAGTCGATGGCGCTGTTCACCCGTGAGTGA
- a CDS encoding glycosyltransferase N-terminal domain-containing protein has translation MVVADPGYGTRFWPVWRAAWRDHRAGDRRRARARLGFLSPPEGRGRLIWIKAGASREALQLGVELLGAVRDRRRDVRIVLTFERDDPDLLRALLRSWPRVGLGYGPSDRPRVVRRVLARFRPAGVLLAESAPPETLLQRLSAPVAAIGTGPARTRVTAAWPLSATEYRVWQGSGAVQDLLPAADPQARFAEARADVVLRTLAGGGTRRLWWWHGDSAGWDAWWAHWRAAPLADDILLVSLEDGGAPATATLAASSWDRRPLPGGTVVHLDDRRWWAAAASAADGIHLAGASRGALWQALAAGSAVSMGVSSPIADLPVSALVQPERVLAHWQTLRGDTQRRRGLGDAARRRFWTERRQVDRNLAALMDRVWVW, from the coding sequence GTGGTCGTGGCGGATCCCGGATACGGGACCCGGTTCTGGCCGGTGTGGCGCGCGGCATGGCGCGATCACCGGGCCGGCGACCGGCGCCGGGCGCGCGCCCGGCTGGGCTTTCTGAGCCCGCCGGAGGGACGCGGTCGACTGATCTGGATCAAGGCAGGGGCCAGCCGGGAGGCACTGCAACTGGGGGTGGAACTGCTGGGGGCGGTGCGCGACCGGCGCCGTGACGTTCGCATCGTGCTGACCTTCGAACGCGATGATCCCGATCTGTTGCGCGCCCTCTTGCGGTCCTGGCCTCGGGTCGGTCTCGGCTACGGGCCCAGTGACCGGCCGCGGGTGGTGCGCCGCGTCCTGGCCCGGTTCCGGCCCGCGGGCGTCCTGCTGGCGGAATCGGCACCTCCGGAAACGCTGCTGCAGCGGTTGTCGGCGCCGGTGGCCGCAATCGGCACCGGCCCGGCGCGGACGAGGGTAACCGCGGCGTGGCCACTGTCCGCCACGGAATACCGTGTCTGGCAGGGATCCGGGGCGGTGCAGGACCTGCTGCCGGCGGCGGATCCGCAGGCCCGGTTCGCCGAGGCCCGGGCCGACGTAGTGTTGCGCACGCTCGCGGGCGGGGGCACGCGCCGACTCTGGTGGTGGCATGGCGACAGCGCCGGCTGGGACGCCTGGTGGGCCCACTGGCGCGCCGCCCCGCTGGCCGACGACATCCTGCTGGTCAGCCTGGAAGACGGCGGCGCCCCGGCTACGGCTACGCTGGCAGCGAGCAGCTGGGATCGGCGGCCGCTGCCTGGCGGGACGGTAGTGCATCTGGACGACCGGCGTTGGTGGGCCGCTGCGGCGAGTGCCGCCGATGGAATCCACCTTGCGGGCGCGTCGCGTGGCGCGCTGTGGCAGGCCCTGGCCGCGGGTTCCGCGGTCAGCATGGGTGTCTCGTCGCCGATCGCGGATCTGCCGGTGTCGGCGCTCGTGCAGCCGGAGCGCGTGCTCGCCCACTGGCAGACACTGCGTGGCGACACACAACGCAGGCGCGGCCTCGGCGATGCGGCGCGGCGCCGCTTCTGGACGGAGCGGCGCCAGGTCGATCGCAACCTGGCGGCACTGATGGACCGGGTCTGGGTATGGTAG
- a CDS encoding ExbD/TolR family protein produces MNFRRRRDDEAGINLTPLIDVVFLLLIFFMVSTTFDRHADIQLQLPSADREPALAERAWIDILIDATGEYYVDGQELVNRRPETLERMLEQVLRDRAGDPVLIRADAHASHQSVVTALDVVGRLGITAVSIATIGRVADDD; encoded by the coding sequence GTGAATTTCCGGCGGCGCAGGGACGACGAGGCGGGGATCAACCTGACACCGCTGATCGACGTGGTGTTCCTGCTGTTGATCTTCTTCATGGTTTCGACCACCTTCGACCGACACGCCGACATCCAGCTGCAGCTGCCGTCGGCCGACCGCGAGCCGGCGCTCGCGGAGCGTGCCTGGATCGATATACTGATCGATGCGACCGGGGAGTATTACGTCGATGGGCAGGAACTCGTGAACCGCCGTCCGGAGACGCTCGAACGGATGCTGGAGCAGGTGCTGCGCGACCGGGCCGGGGATCCGGTGCTGATCCGGGCCGATGCGCATGCCAGCCATCAGTCGGTGGTTACCGCGCTGGATGTGGTCGGCCGTCTCGGGATCACTGCGGTCTCGATCGCGACCATCGGCCGGGTTGCGGATGATGACTGA